One genomic segment of Pseudomonas fortuita includes these proteins:
- the aguA gene encoding agmatine deiminase codes for MKTLNSTPRADGFHMPAEWAPQTQVWMVWPERPDNWRLGGKPAQAAHVTLAKAIARFEPVTVAASAGQYENARRQLDQPNIRVVEISNDDAWVRDTGPTFVINDQGEVRGVDWGFNAWGGFDGGLYAPWNRDEELAAKVLEMERCQRYQTEGFVLEGGSIHVDGEGTVITTEECLLNRNRNPHLSREQIEAVLRDQLTVDTVVWLPDGLYNDETDGHVDNFCCYVRPGEVLLAWTDDSNDPNYARCHAAMEVLKNTRDAKGREFIVHKMPIPGPLFATAEECAGVDQVAGSQARDPSVRLAGSYVNFLIVNGGIIAPSFDDPADAEARAILAKIFPDHEVVMIPGRELLLGGGNIHCLTQQQPAPVKR; via the coding sequence ATGAAAACCCTCAACTCCACGCCCCGTGCCGATGGTTTCCACATGCCCGCCGAGTGGGCCCCACAAACCCAGGTGTGGATGGTGTGGCCGGAGCGCCCGGACAACTGGCGCCTGGGCGGCAAGCCGGCGCAGGCCGCGCATGTCACCCTGGCCAAGGCCATTGCCCGCTTCGAACCCGTCACCGTCGCCGCCTCCGCTGGCCAGTACGAAAATGCCCGTCGCCAGCTCGACCAGCCAAATATTCGTGTGGTCGAAATCAGCAACGATGACGCTTGGGTGCGTGATACCGGCCCGACCTTCGTCATCAATGACCAGGGTGAAGTACGCGGTGTGGATTGGGGCTTCAATGCCTGGGGCGGCTTCGATGGGGGCCTGTACGCACCCTGGAACCGCGACGAGGAACTGGCCGCCAAGGTGCTGGAAATGGAGCGCTGCCAGCGTTACCAGACCGAAGGCTTTGTGCTTGAGGGTGGTTCGATCCACGTGGACGGTGAAGGCACCGTGATCACCACCGAGGAATGCCTGCTCAACCGTAACCGCAACCCGCACTTGAGCCGCGAGCAGATCGAAGCAGTGCTGCGCGATCAGCTTACGGTCGACACCGTGGTGTGGCTGCCGGACGGCCTGTACAACGACGAAACCGACGGCCACGTCGACAACTTCTGCTGTTACGTGCGCCCCGGTGAAGTGTTACTGGCCTGGACCGATGATTCCAACGACCCCAATTATGCGCGCTGCCACGCCGCCATGGAGGTATTGAAAAACACCCGCGATGCCAAGGGCCGTGAGTTCATCGTGCACAAGATGCCGATTCCTGGGCCGCTGTTTGCCACCGCTGAAGAGTGCGCCGGTGTCGATCAGGTTGCCGGCAGCCAGGCGCGTGACCCGTCGGTACGCCTGGCCGGTTCGTACGTGAACTTCCTGATCGTCAACGGTGGCATCATTGCGCCGAGCTTTGACGACCCGGCAGATGCTGAAGCCAGAGCGATTCTGGCAAAGATCTTCCCTGACCACGAAGTGGTGATGATCCCTGGCCGCGAGTTGTTGCTGGGTGGCGGCAACATCCACTGCCTGACTCAGCAGCAGCCGGCGCCGGTCAAGCGTTGA
- the rfbC gene encoding dTDP-4-dehydrorhamnose 3,5-epimerase translates to MNIIPTAIPEVLIIEPKVHGDSRGFFFEAFNAREFARQTGVRTEFVQDNHSRSNKGVLRGLHYQVENTQGKLVRVVHGEIRDVAVDVRKSSPTFGQWVAVHLSADNHRQLWIPPGFAHGFAVVSESVEFLYKTTDYYNPGADRCIRWDDPQLAIDWGLQQPPVLSDKDKVGLPLAEAELLP, encoded by the coding sequence ATGAACATCATCCCTACCGCAATCCCTGAAGTACTGATCATCGAGCCGAAGGTTCACGGTGACAGCCGTGGTTTTTTCTTCGAGGCATTCAACGCACGTGAGTTCGCACGGCAAACCGGCGTGCGCACCGAGTTCGTGCAGGACAACCACTCGCGCTCCAACAAGGGCGTGCTGCGCGGCCTGCACTATCAGGTAGAAAACACACAAGGCAAGCTGGTAAGGGTGGTGCACGGGGAAATCCGCGATGTCGCCGTGGACGTGCGCAAAAGCTCGCCAACCTTCGGCCAATGGGTCGCCGTGCATCTGTCGGCCGACAACCACCGCCAACTCTGGATTCCACCCGGCTTCGCCCATGGTTTTGCGGTGGTGAGCGAGTCGGTCGAGTTCCTCTACAAGACCACCGACTACTACAACCCCGGCGCTGACCGCTGCATCCGTTGGGACGACCCGCAACTGGCCATCGACTGGGGGCTGCAGCAGCCACCGGTGCTGTCGGACAAGGACAAAGTCGGCCTGCCACTGGCAGAGGCGGAACTGCTGCCATAA
- the cysQ gene encoding 3'(2'),5'-bisphosphate nucleotidase CysQ codes for MNDLQLMHEVVKLALSAGEAILPFWRADVAVTNKADDSPVTAADLAAHRVIADGLLALAPHIPVLSEEDCNIALAERQGWSRWWLVDPLDGTKEFIAGSEEFTVNIALVENGEVVFGVVSMPTNGRCYFGGRGMGAWRADAGEAAQLIQVRNAPAQGERFTVVASRRHSSPEQEALLAGLGAAVGELELANIGSSLKFCLLAEGSADCYPRLAPTSQWDTAAAQGVVEGAGGEVIGLDGLPFRYPPRESLLNPYFLALPANAAWRQAFLNLI; via the coding sequence ATGAACGACCTGCAACTGATGCACGAAGTGGTCAAACTGGCGTTGTCGGCGGGTGAGGCGATCCTGCCGTTCTGGCGTGCCGATGTGGCCGTGACCAACAAGGCCGACGACTCGCCGGTTACCGCCGCCGACCTGGCGGCGCACCGGGTGATTGCCGATGGCCTGCTGGCGCTGGCGCCGCATATTCCGGTGCTGTCCGAGGAGGACTGCAACATTGCGCTGGCCGAGCGTCAGGGTTGGAGCCGCTGGTGGCTGGTCGACCCGCTGGACGGCACCAAGGAGTTCATTGCCGGCAGCGAAGAGTTCACGGTCAACATCGCCCTGGTCGAAAACGGCGAGGTGGTGTTTGGCGTGGTGTCGATGCCCACCAATGGGCGCTGCTATTTTGGTGGGCGCGGCATGGGGGCCTGGCGTGCAGATGCCGGTGAGGCAGCCCAGCTGATTCAGGTACGCAACGCACCTGCACAGGGCGAGCGTTTTACCGTGGTGGCCAGCCGTCGACACTCCAGCCCGGAGCAGGAAGCGTTGTTGGCCGGCCTTGGGGCCGCTGTGGGAGAGCTGGAGCTGGCCAATATTGGCAGCTCGTTGAAGTTCTGCCTGTTGGCTGAGGGCAGTGCCGATTGTTATCCGCGCCTGGCGCCGACTTCGCAGTGGGACACTGCAGCGGCGCAGGGTGTGGTGGAAGGGGCCGGCGGCGAGGTGATCGGGCTGGATGGCTTGCCGTTCCGGTATCCGCCGCGCGAGTCGCTGCTTAACCCGTATTTTTTGGCATTGCCGGCCAATGCTGCATGGCGCCAGGCCTTCCTGAACCTCATCTGA
- a CDS encoding thioesterase domain-containing protein: MNTDSQYLQSVLHSDIPLTREMGLEVVDWQQHTLRLQLPLAANVNHKSTMFGGSLYCAAVLVGWGWLHLRLRELGIDDGHIVIQEGQISYPLPVTGAAVARCAAPDEKTWERFIAMYQRRGRARLTLETTVSNAGRDEPAVKFSGQYVLHR; the protein is encoded by the coding sequence ATGAACACCGATAGCCAGTACCTGCAATCCGTACTGCACAGCGATATCCCCCTGACCCGGGAAATGGGCCTGGAAGTAGTCGATTGGCAACAGCACACCCTGCGCCTGCAACTGCCGCTGGCGGCCAACGTCAACCACAAGAGCACCATGTTCGGCGGCAGCCTGTACTGCGCGGCCGTGCTGGTGGGCTGGGGCTGGCTGCACCTGCGACTGCGTGAGCTGGGGATCGATGACGGGCATATCGTCATCCAGGAAGGGCAGATCAGTTATCCGTTGCCGGTTACCGGAGCGGCGGTGGCGCGTTGTGCAGCGCCCGACGAAAAAACCTGGGAACGATTCATAGCCATGTACCAGCGCCGTGGGCGGGCGCGGTTGACGTTGGAAACCACCGTGAGCAATGCCGGACGTGACGAGCCTGCCGTGAAATTCAGCGGCCAGTACGTTCTGCACCGCTAG
- a CDS encoding TonB-dependent receptor, whose product MLVPCRLSPFTLGLSLLFSASLATAATTTLPESSVTADSEREKDNPRVKEVSTATRTSTPVRYVPQAIDTVKTANVLDYGSNTLGKALEGIPNVSSGADTRFDSVRIRGFEASNDFYLDGIRDDSQYIRDLHNIERVEVLKGPAAVLYGRGSQGGIVNRVSKAPEPGRRSTLEAQAGSEDLRSLYADLSADPSDTVSLRLNMGNQDNNSLRDGIDGSRQLFAPSISWQITPDLNWLVQYEYSRYNRTPDRGIPGVNGRPADVSRSTTYGDQRDYIDDRAQSLRSRLNYQLNETWQLRHTLGLIKLDSAFDNTYVTGYNAGTNTLTRQRWQQDLNTRNLFNNLEAEGDFDTLGLEHKLLLGLEIGNQKRDPVLYTAGSQTLPGLGQPNRSQQHNGRLVLSSDNHTVVDSRGIYLQDQIRLNDQWQILAGVRFDQFEVETTNMRNLSESQDSNSTSPRLGVVYTPWRDHSFYASWSKTFSPVGGGLIGITPGSQGNTNDTKPEETRQKEIGVKSDWLDQRLSTTVAIYELELYNRRTRDPLIPENILLSGLQRSRGIELTATGNIVGNWYVRGGIGLQDAIIVKDNNGQEGNRINDVAKRNASLFVTWKPELGWYAETGLTLVGERYADNQNTTVLPGYGRWDALAGYRTHDWDVRAALSNIADKTYYSSATSAAQIQVGDPRSLVVTGSYSF is encoded by the coding sequence ATGCTTGTACCCTGCCGCCTTTCCCCCTTTACGCTTGGCCTGTCGCTCTTGTTCAGCGCCAGCCTGGCCACTGCTGCCACCACCACGCTGCCAGAATCGTCGGTTACCGCCGACAGCGAGCGCGAAAAGGACAACCCGCGCGTCAAGGAGGTGAGCACCGCCACCCGCACCTCGACGCCGGTGCGTTATGTGCCGCAGGCCATCGACACGGTAAAAACCGCCAATGTGCTGGACTACGGCAGCAACACCTTGGGCAAGGCGCTGGAGGGAATCCCCAACGTCAGCAGCGGCGCCGACACCCGCTTCGACAGCGTGCGCATCCGCGGCTTCGAGGCCAGCAACGACTTCTACCTGGACGGCATTCGCGACGACAGCCAGTACATCCGCGACCTGCACAATATCGAGCGGGTCGAGGTGCTGAAGGGGCCGGCGGCGGTGCTGTATGGCCGCGGTAGCCAGGGCGGCATTGTCAACAGGGTCAGCAAGGCACCGGAGCCTGGCCGCCGCTCCACCCTCGAAGCGCAGGCCGGCAGCGAAGACCTGCGCAGCCTGTATGCCGACCTCAGTGCCGACCCCAGCGACACAGTCAGCCTGCGCCTGAACATGGGCAACCAGGACAACAACAGCTTGCGCGATGGCATCGACGGCAGCCGCCAGCTGTTCGCGCCGTCGATCAGCTGGCAGATCACCCCCGACCTCAACTGGCTGGTGCAGTACGAATACAGCCGCTACAACCGCACGCCTGACCGGGGTATCCCCGGGGTGAATGGCCGCCCGGCCGACGTCAGCCGCAGCACCACCTACGGCGACCAGCGCGACTACATCGATGATCGCGCGCAGTCCCTGCGCTCGCGCCTGAACTACCAGCTGAACGAAACCTGGCAACTGCGCCATACCCTGGGCCTGATCAAGCTCGACAGCGCGTTCGACAACACCTATGTCACGGGCTACAACGCCGGCACCAATACCTTGACCCGCCAGCGCTGGCAGCAGGACCTGAACACCCGCAACCTGTTCAACAACCTGGAGGCCGAGGGCGACTTCGACACCTTGGGCCTGGAGCACAAGCTGCTGCTGGGCCTGGAGATTGGCAACCAGAAGCGTGACCCCGTGCTGTATACCGCTGGTAGCCAGACGCTGCCGGGCTTGGGCCAACCCAACCGTAGCCAGCAGCACAACGGCCGCCTGGTGCTGTCGAGTGACAACCACACGGTGGTCGATAGCCGCGGCATTTATCTGCAGGACCAGATCCGCCTGAACGATCAATGGCAGATCCTTGCCGGGGTGCGCTTCGACCAATTCGAGGTTGAAACCACCAACATGCGCAACCTGTCCGAGTCGCAGGACAGCAACAGCACCAGCCCACGCCTGGGCGTGGTGTACACACCGTGGCGTGACCATTCGTTCTACGCCTCGTGGAGCAAGACCTTCTCGCCGGTGGGCGGCGGCCTCATCGGCATTACTCCGGGTTCGCAGGGCAACACCAACGACACCAAGCCGGAGGAAACGCGCCAGAAGGAAATCGGGGTGAAGAGCGACTGGCTGGACCAGCGCCTGAGCACCACGGTGGCCATCTACGAGCTGGAGCTGTACAACCGCCGTACCCGCGACCCGCTCATCCCGGAAAACATCTTGCTAAGTGGCTTGCAGCGTTCGCGCGGCATCGAACTGACCGCCACTGGCAACATCGTCGGCAACTGGTATGTACGCGGCGGCATCGGCCTGCAGGATGCGATCATCGTCAAGGACAACAATGGCCAGGAAGGCAACCGCATCAATGATGTGGCCAAGCGCAACGCCAGCCTGTTCGTGACCTGGAAACCAGAGCTGGGCTGGTACGCCGAAACCGGCCTGACGCTGGTGGGCGAGCGTTATGCGGACAACCAGAACACCACGGTATTGCCAGGGTATGGCCGTTGGGATGCACTGGCGGGGTATCGCACCCATGACTGGGATGTGCGGGCGGCGTTGAGCAACATTGCCGACAAGACCTACTACAGCTCGGCGACCAGTGCGGCGCAGATTCAGGTGGGGGACCCGCGTAGCCTGGTGGTTACGGGTAGCTACAGCTTCTGA
- a CDS encoding OprD family porin translates to MLKTRISLVALAMIAATQAQANDQADSKGFIEDSHANVLLRNAYINRDKKHGTDDQVEWGQAFIANFSSGFTQGTVGVGVDAFGLYAVRLDGGKGHNGGGGVDFFKPHETTNAEGNASSPHNLARGGAAVKFRISNTVLKYGDQMPALPVLQYDDARLLPESFTGTLITSKEIEGLELNAGRFTQEARKSAERRDGGGLKSINVFGGSYKFTDNFTASLYTADNEDVMKKHYLGLNYVFPIASDQSLTLDFNGYKSDIDNKYVQAAGLNGDSNTIWSLAATYAYGAHSFTIAHQRSTGSTGYNYGFYQNAGGVGDGGSTIYLANSYWSDFNAEDERSWQLGYGLDFGAYGIPGLTYKLAYVVGDNINTRNVANPQGFGEGKEREIFNQIRYVVQDGPAKDLSIKLRSSFLRTNNAVQQNGYNDDGNEVRVFVEYPISIF, encoded by the coding sequence ATGTTGAAAACCAGGATCAGCCTGGTCGCCTTGGCGATGATCGCCGCGACCCAGGCACAGGCCAATGACCAGGCCGACAGCAAGGGCTTCATCGAGGACAGCCACGCCAACGTCCTTCTGCGCAACGCCTACATCAACCGTGACAAGAAGCACGGCACCGACGACCAGGTTGAATGGGGCCAGGCGTTCATCGCCAACTTCTCCTCCGGCTTCACCCAAGGCACCGTCGGCGTTGGCGTCGACGCATTCGGCCTGTACGCCGTGCGCCTTGATGGCGGCAAAGGCCACAACGGTGGCGGCGGCGTCGACTTCTTCAAGCCGCACGAAACCACCAATGCCGAAGGCAACGCCAGCTCGCCGCACAACCTGGCCCGTGGTGGCGCTGCTGTGAAATTCCGCATCTCCAACACCGTGCTGAAGTACGGTGACCAGATGCCAGCACTGCCAGTGCTGCAGTACGACGACGCGCGTCTGCTGCCAGAAAGCTTCACCGGTACCCTGATCACCTCGAAAGAGATCGAGGGCCTGGAACTGAACGCCGGCCGCTTCACCCAGGAAGCGCGCAAAAGCGCCGAGCGCCGCGACGGTGGTGGCCTGAAGTCGATCAACGTCTTCGGTGGCAGCTACAAGTTCACCGACAATTTCACCGCTTCGCTGTACACCGCCGACAACGAAGACGTGATGAAAAAGCACTACCTGGGCTTGAACTACGTCTTCCCGATCGCCAGCGACCAGTCCCTGACCCTGGACTTCAACGGCTACAAGTCGGACATCGACAACAAGTACGTACAAGCCGCTGGCCTGAACGGCGACTCCAACACCATCTGGAGCCTGGCAGCCACTTACGCGTACGGTGCGCACTCGTTCACCATCGCCCACCAGCGCAGCACCGGCAGCACTGGCTACAACTACGGCTTCTACCAGAACGCCGGTGGCGTGGGTGACGGTGGTTCGACCATCTACCTGGCCAACTCGTACTGGTCCGACTTCAATGCCGAAGACGAGCGCTCCTGGCAGCTGGGCTACGGCCTGGACTTCGGTGCCTACGGCATTCCGGGCCTGACCTACAAGCTGGCCTACGTGGTGGGTGACAACATCAACACCCGTAACGTCGCCAACCCACAGGGCTTTGGCGAAGGTAAAGAGCGCGAGATCTTCAACCAGATCCGTTACGTGGTGCAGGACGGCCCGGCCAAGGACCTGTCCATCAAACTGCGTAGCTCGTTCCTGCGTACCAACAATGCCGTGCAGCAGAACGGTTACAACGACGACGGCAACGAAGTCCGCGTATTCGTCGAGTACCCGATCAGCATCTTCTGA
- a CDS encoding sensor histidine kinase, producing MIAKPTPPRRPRWRSLALLALCLAPLLWPLHHLAERYYQEELASQNRQTLDLYVANLLGTLHRYETLPQILGDLPALRGVLADPFRLEAVTNANRLLKDIVQQTGAEVMYLMDVSGNTLAASNWDKRDSFVGRNFAFRPYFNEAMAGHLGRFFGQGTTSAKRGYFFAAAVRDRERIVGVLVVKVDLDHTETLWGRTPEQLLLTDHNGVVILTSRPDWRFRATRTLTEAERQAIIAIQPYPTQAPQPLMLNPDAWITQTRDIKETGWQVSILAPRMLVDRSVQTVMAIGAGTLLVLMLLAGLVMQRRRHYIDRIDFEARGRQELEKRVAERTADLEGLNTRLKNAVLERENAQQEAVRAQDELVQAGKLSVLGTMSASISHELNQPLAAIRSYAENAEILLDHQRTDDARGNLKLIGELTGRMASIIAHLRAFARRDRHAPESVALQPALDDALALLAKRRRAMAVELIRDLPEATLWVQAGETRLRQVLGNLLANALDALTEKANPRRLWLSAEQRDDCVYLYIRDNGPGFSRQALEHAKEPFFTTKTRTQGLGLGLAICESLMRALGGELLLANHPEGGALLTLQLRVAAPGATLPNSEDPSA from the coding sequence ATGATTGCAAAACCCACGCCCCCACGCCGTCCGCGCTGGCGCAGCCTGGCCTTGCTGGCCCTGTGCCTGGCCCCGTTGCTGTGGCCCCTGCATCACTTGGCCGAACGCTATTACCAGGAAGAGCTGGCCTCGCAGAACCGCCAGACCCTCGACCTGTACGTCGCCAACCTGCTCGGCACCCTGCACCGCTACGAAACCTTGCCGCAAATCCTCGGCGACCTGCCGGCGCTGCGTGGCGTGCTGGCCGACCCGTTCCGCCTGGAAGCGGTGACCAACGCCAACCGCCTGCTCAAGGACATCGTGCAGCAGACCGGTGCCGAGGTGATGTACCTGATGGACGTCAGCGGCAACACCTTGGCCGCGTCCAACTGGGACAAACGCGACAGCTTCGTCGGCCGCAACTTCGCCTTCCGCCCGTACTTCAACGAAGCCATGGCCGGCCACCTGGGCCGCTTCTTCGGCCAGGGCACCACCTCGGCCAAACGCGGCTACTTCTTTGCAGCAGCCGTGCGAGACCGCGAGCGAATCGTTGGCGTGCTGGTGGTCAAGGTCGACCTCGACCACACCGAGACCCTTTGGGGCCGCACCCCCGAGCAGCTGCTGCTGACCGATCACAATGGCGTGGTCATCCTGACGTCGCGACCCGACTGGCGCTTCCGTGCTACCCGCACGCTGACCGAGGCCGAGCGCCAGGCCATCATCGCCATCCAGCCCTACCCCACCCAGGCCCCACAACCGCTGATGCTCAACCCGGACGCCTGGATCACCCAGACCCGCGACATCAAGGAAACCGGCTGGCAGGTCAGCATCCTCGCCCCGCGCATGCTGGTCGATCGCTCGGTGCAAACGGTGATGGCCATCGGTGCCGGCACCCTGCTGGTACTGATGCTGCTGGCCGGCCTGGTCATGCAACGGCGGCGCCACTACATCGACCGCATCGACTTCGAAGCCCGTGGCCGTCAGGAGCTGGAAAAGCGCGTGGCCGAACGCACCGCCGACCTTGAAGGCCTGAACACCCGGCTGAAAAATGCTGTGCTGGAACGCGAGAACGCCCAGCAGGAGGCGGTGCGCGCCCAGGATGAACTGGTGCAGGCCGGCAAGCTATCGGTATTGGGCACCATGTCGGCCAGCATCAGCCACGAGCTCAACCAGCCGCTGGCCGCCATCCGCAGTTACGCGGAAAACGCCGAGATCCTGCTGGACCACCAACGCACCGATGACGCCCGCGGCAACCTCAAGCTGATCGGCGAGCTGACCGGGCGCATGGCCTCGATCATCGCCCACCTGCGCGCCTTCGCCCGCCGCGACCGGCATGCTCCGGAAAGCGTGGCCCTGCAGCCCGCCCTGGACGATGCGCTGGCACTGCTGGCCAAACGCCGCCGTGCAATGGCCGTGGAGCTGATCCGCGACCTGCCGGAGGCGACCTTGTGGGTACAGGCCGGTGAAACCCGCCTGCGCCAGGTGCTCGGCAACCTGCTGGCCAATGCCCTCGACGCCCTGACCGAAAAGGCCAACCCGCGCCGCTTGTGGCTAAGTGCCGAGCAGCGCGATGACTGCGTCTACCTGTACATCCGCGACAACGGCCCAGGTTTCAGCCGCCAGGCCCTGGAGCACGCCAAGGAGCCGTTCTTTACCACCAAGACCCGCACCCAGGGCCTGGGCTTGGGCCTGGCTATCTGTGAAAGCCTGATGCGCGCCTTGGGCGGTGAGCTGCTGCTGGCCAACCACCCGGAAGGTGGCGCACTGCTGACCCTGCAGCTGCGTGTGGCCGCGCCTGGCGCTACTTTGCCCAATTCGGAGGACCCCTCGGCATGA
- a CDS encoding sigma-54-dependent transcriptional regulator: MTTETLIDSQAQVILVDDDPHLRQALSQTLDLAGLKVVALADAQGLADRIEADWPGVVVSDIRMPGIDGLQLLEQLHGRDSELPVLLITGHGDVPLAVQAMRAGAYDFLEKPFATDALLDSVRRALALRRLVLDNRSLRLALSDRQQLATRLVGHAPSMLRLREQIGALAGTRADVLILGETGAGKEVVARALHDLSSRRDGPFVAINAGALAESVVESELFGHEPGAFTGAQKRRIGKFEFANGGTLFLDEIESMSLDVQVKLLRMLQERVVERLGGNQLIPLDIRIIAATKEDLRQSADQGRFRADLYYRLNVAPLRIPPLRERGDDILVLFQHFADAASQRHGLPPHTLQPHQRAVLLRHAWPGNVRELQNAAERFALGLELALDGQTPPATALAAPMPSGNLSEQVEHFERSLIAAELAQPHGSMRSLAEALGIPRKTLHDKLRKHGLSFDGAGGGHDDQEDHR, translated from the coding sequence ATGACCACCGAGACATTGATCGACAGCCAAGCCCAGGTCATCCTGGTCGACGATGACCCGCACCTGCGCCAGGCCCTGAGCCAGACCCTGGACCTGGCAGGGCTCAAGGTGGTCGCCCTGGCCGATGCCCAAGGCCTGGCTGACCGTATCGAGGCCGACTGGCCCGGTGTGGTGGTCAGCGACATCCGCATGCCCGGCATCGATGGCCTGCAACTGCTGGAGCAACTGCACGGCCGCGACAGCGAGCTGCCGGTGCTGCTGATCACCGGCCATGGCGATGTGCCGCTGGCGGTGCAGGCGATGCGCGCCGGGGCTTATGACTTCCTGGAAAAACCCTTCGCCACCGACGCGCTGCTCGACAGCGTGCGCCGCGCCCTGGCCCTGCGCCGCCTGGTGCTGGACAACCGCAGCCTGCGCCTGGCACTGAGCGACCGCCAGCAACTGGCCACCCGCCTGGTCGGCCATGCGCCATCCATGCTGCGCCTGCGCGAGCAGATTGGCGCCCTGGCCGGCACCCGCGCCGATGTGCTGATCCTGGGTGAAACCGGCGCTGGCAAAGAGGTGGTGGCGCGCGCCCTGCACGACCTGTCCAGCCGCCGCGACGGCCCGTTCGTGGCGATCAACGCCGGTGCGCTGGCCGAGTCGGTGGTCGAGAGCGAGCTGTTCGGCCATGAGCCCGGCGCGTTTACCGGCGCGCAGAAGCGCCGCATCGGCAAATTCGAGTTCGCCAATGGCGGCACGCTGTTCCTCGACGAGATCGAGAGCATGAGCCTGGATGTACAGGTAAAACTGCTACGCATGTTGCAGGAGCGGGTGGTCGAGCGACTCGGCGGCAACCAGCTGATCCCACTGGATATCCGCATCATTGCCGCAACCAAGGAAGACCTGCGCCAGTCCGCCGACCAGGGGCGCTTTCGTGCCGACCTGTATTACCGGCTTAACGTGGCGCCGTTGCGTATCCCACCGTTGCGCGAGCGCGGCGATGACATCCTGGTGCTGTTCCAGCACTTCGCCGACGCCGCCAGCCAGCGCCATGGCCTGCCGCCACACACCCTGCAGCCACACCAGCGCGCCGTGCTGCTACGTCACGCCTGGCCAGGCAATGTGCGCGAGTTGCAGAACGCCGCCGAGCGTTTCGCCCTTGGCCTGGAACTGGCCCTGGACGGCCAGACGCCGCCGGCGACGGCACTTGCAGCGCCAATGCCGAGTGGCAACCTCAGCGAACAGGTCGAGCACTTCGAACGCTCACTGATCGCTGCCGAACTGGCCCAGCCACATGGCTCCATGCGCAGCCTGGCCGAGGCCCTGGGCATCCCCCGCAAGACCCTGCACGACAAGCTACGCAAGCACGGTTTGAGCTTTGATGGCGCCGGCGGCGGGCACGACGATCAAGAGGATCACCGTTGA